The following proteins are co-located in the Aquarana catesbeiana isolate 2022-GZ linkage group LG02, ASM4218655v1, whole genome shotgun sequence genome:
- the LOC141126454 gene encoding histone H3, with protein sequence MARTKQTARKSTGGKAPRKQLATKAARKSAPATGGVKKPHRYRPGTVALREIRRYQKSTELLIRKLPFQRLVREIAQDFKTDLRFQSSAVMALQEASEAYLVGLFEDTNLCAIHAKRVTIMPKDIQLARRIRGERA encoded by the coding sequence ATGGCGAGAACCAAGCAGACAGCCCGTAAGTCCACCGGAGGCAAAGCTCCccgcaagcagctggccaccaAAGCCGCCCGCAAGAGCGCCCCGGCCACCGGCGGAGTCAAGAAGCCTCACCGCTACAGGCCCGGCACCGTGGCTCTCCGAGAGATCCGCCGCTACCAGAAATCCACCGAGCTGCTCATCCGCAAGCTGCCCTTCCAGCGCCTCGTCCGAGAGATCGCCCAGGACTTCAAGACCGACCTGCGCTTCCAGAGCTCCGCCGTCATGGCTCTGCAGGAGGCCTCTGAGGCTTACCTCGTCGGACTCTTCGAGGACACCAACCTCTGCGCCATCCACGCCAAGAGGGTCACCATCATGCCCAAAGACATCCAGCTGGCACGCCGCATCCGCGGGGAGagggcatag
- the LOC141129671 gene encoding histone H2A type 1 — MSGRGKQGGKVRAKAKTRSSRAGLQFPVGRVHRLLRKGNYAERVGAGAPVYLAAVLEYLTAEILELAGNAARDNKKTRIIPRHLQLAVRNDEELNKLLGGVTIAQGGVLPNIQAVLLPKKTESHKAAKSK, encoded by the coding sequence ATGTCAGGACGCGGcaaacaaggaggcaaggttcgggcaaaggccaagacccgatcatcccgggctggtctgcagttcccagtcggtcgtgttcaccgcctgctcaggaagggcaactatgccgagcgggtcggggccggagctcccgtctatctggccgccgtgctcgagtatctgacggctgagatcctggagctggccggcaacgccgcccgcgacaacaagaagacccgcatcatcccccgacacctccagctggctgtccgcaacgacgaggagctcaacaagctgctgggcggagtcaccatcgcccagggaggagtcctgcccaacatccaggccgtgctgctgcccaagaagaccgagagccacaaggccgccaAATCTAAGTAA
- the LOC141129673 gene encoding uncharacterized protein codes for MTETESAPAAAPPAEPAAKKKPAKKAATGGAKKGSKKPSGPSVSELLLVKAVAASKERSGVSLSALKKVLAAGGYDVDKNNSRLKIAIRGLVTKGTLVQVKGHGASGSFKINKKQEDKAAGAKKSTKKPSAAAKKPAAKKPAKSPKKKTTTKAPTAAKSPKKAAKKPAKKPAAAKKVTKSPKKPKAAAKPKKVAKSPAKKAAKPKTAAKPKKAAPKKK; via the exons ATGACGGAGACTGAAAGCGCCCCAGCCGCCGCTCCTCCAGCGGAGCCCGCCGCCAAGAAGAAGCCGGCCAAGAAGGCGGCAACCGGAGGAGCCAAGAAAGGCAGCAAGAAGCCGTCCGGTCCCAGCGTGTCCGAGCTA CTCCTCGTCAAAGCCGTGGCCGCTTCCAAAGAGCGCAGCGGGGTCTCCCTGTCCGCCCTCAAGAAGGTCCTGGCCGCCGGAGGATACGATGTGGACAAGAACAACAGCCGCCTCAAGATCGCCATCAGGGGGCTGGTGACTAAGGGGACCCTCGTCCAGGTCAAAGGACATGGAGCCTCCGGATCCTTCAAGATCAACAAGAAGCAGGAGGACAAGGCGGCAGGCGCCAAGAAAAGCACCAAGAAGCCATCGGCTGCAGCCAAGAAGCCGGCCGCCAAGAAGCcagccaagtcccccaagaagaagACCACCACCAAAGCCCCCACCGCAGCCAAGAGCCCCAAGAAGGCCGCCAAGAAACCCGCAAAAAAGCCTGCAGCTGCCAAGAAGGTGACAAAGAGCCCCAAGAAGCCCAAAGCTGCAGCCAAGCCGAAAAAAGTCGCCAAGAGTCCGGCTAAGAAGGCGGCTAAACCCAAGACAGCAGCCAAGCCCAAGAAGGCCGCTCCAAAGAAGAAATAA